Proteins encoded within one genomic window of Haematobia irritans isolate KBUSLIRL chromosome 5, ASM5000362v1, whole genome shotgun sequence:
- the LOC142238034 gene encoding integral membrane protein GPR180 → MKITVRTPNTIIRVLIFLWCYEFSATTRLQGSFDTQDFFKFLVKFGFQKAESHRPQDSFGYIYGNITSHRNFHQPVTLAVLDKSTFVDFYHNRSLSIYGRELACQHMFRGVQVLAYDAECNPNAKRDFLRRVPCPWGQLCPDEDAPSNVITGNQFTYVVSEVSQPRFWYMALVACYRNRTTCQWHAYDSLTAPASFLNNSISQLYYDIHVVNGHPNNSAAHPLTYEFSFDQQNLLEMYLIFLLVYIILLPMQIYAVRLQKHPVTKLFTLSLLSEFVSLVLITAHLIKFASNGKGLPNLQTSGDILDIFSRTTFMLILLLLAKGWAVTRQQISRTGWIILMSIWVPYCAFHVFLYYWNRTEVDIISDVDEYQTWPGWIVLILRTTFMLWFLYELRNTMKYEHSSKKLDFLLHLGASSLVWFIYLPIVAIVALQVSPMWRYKLLLGITNSADCLAYCVMTGLLWPNRSGQYLLLTGTKYAGMDELDEFNEAPHIVRERERRQNSIDNPVVVVTNAPNHVPNRSPLPNGDACTDLLEAEDLDAELLTDLNKNSHIVA, encoded by the exons atgaaaataacagTGAGGACACCAAACACAATAATAAGAGTATTAATATTTCTGTGGTGCTATGAGTTCTCAGCAACGACACGCCTGCAGGGTTCTTTTGACACACAAGATTTCTTCAAGTTTCTGGTCAAGTTTGGATTTCAAAAGGCAGAGTCCCACCGTCCCCAGGATTCCTTTGGTTATATCTATGGCAATATTACGTCCCACAGAAATTTCCATCAACCTGTCACTTTAGCAGTACTGGACAAATCTACATTTGTGGATTTCTACCACAACCGTAGTTTAAGTATCTACGGGAGGGAACTGGCTTGTCAGCATATGTTCAGAGGCGTGCAGGTGTTGGCCTACGATGCCGAATGTAATCCCAATGCTAAAAGGGATTTTCTGAGACGTGTTCCATGTCCTTGGGGCCAATTGTGTCCAGACGAAGATGCTCCCAGCAATGTAATTACGGGGAACCAATTCACCTATGTCGTCAGCGAGGTATCGCAGCCAAG aTTCTGGTACATGGCCCTGGTGGCCTGTTATCGCAATCGCACAACATGTCAATGGCATGCCTATGACTCTCTTACTGCACCAGCATCATTCTTGAATAACAGTATTTCCCAACTGTATTATGACATTCATGTAGTCAATGGACATCCAAATAATTCAGCTGCCCATCCCTTGACATATGAATTTTCATTTGACCAACAGAACCTTTTGGAAATGTATTTGATATTCCTCTTAGTCTACATCATCCTATTGCCGATGCAAATATATGCAGTGCGTCTGCAAAAACATCCAGTCACAAAGTTATTCACTTTAAGTCTACTTAGTGAATTTGTAAGTTTAGTACTAATCACAgcacatttaataaaatttgctagtAATGGCAAAGGACTGCCAAATCTACAAACATCGGGCGATATTTTAGATATATTTAGTAGG ACAACTTTTATGCTGATTTTGCTGCTTTTGGCTAAAGGTTGGGCCGTTACACGTCAACAAATTAGCCGCACTGGTTGGATTATATTGATGAGCATATGGGTTCCCTATTGCGCTTTTCATGTGTTCCTCTACTACTGGAACAGA acTGAAGTAGATATAATCTCTGACGTAGATGAATATCAAACTTGGCCGGGATGGATCGTTCTCATATTACG TACTACCTTTATGCTATGGTTCTTGTATGAACTACGTAACACCATGAAATATGAACATTCGTCCAAGAAATTGGATTTTCTTTTACATTTAGGAGCATCTAGTCTGGTGTGGTTCATATATCTACCTATAGTTGCTATAGTTGCGTTACAAGTCAGCCCTATGTGGCGTTATAAATTGTTATTGGGTATAACAAATTCTGCCGATTGTTTGGCTTACTGTGTTATGACCGGTTTACTATGGCCAAATCGATCTGGGCAGTATTTACTTTTGACAGGCACAAAATATGCAG GTATGGACGAATTGGATGAATTCAATGAAGCTCCACATATTGTAAGAGAGCGCGAGCGAAGACAAAACTCTATAGACAATCCAGTGGTGGTGGTCACCAATGCCCCTAATCATGTGCCGAATCGATCGCCATTGCCTAATGGTGATGCCTGTACTGATCTATTAGAAGCTGAAGATCTAGATGCTGAACTTTTAACAGATCTCAATAAAAATAGTCATATAGTGGCATAA
- the Gr58c gene encoding gustatory receptor 58c codes for MSQTAPLTLNPVLKHMFYVALLVTQLFGLLNLTFDYKNKTFSPKGSLVKIYCGSLHCIYCVLLPFAFASPYSEQMAFMQRRFYVRLNHVVMLLKLPSLLFTLMGIWKHSGRLYQVIRRFENIRAKYFHRLSESKRNEILKKNDRLLWLKIISAISLLVMFYVRTSMFLRNPSWQYIGLSIYFGCLECLTIYNMNFFFCGMCYVNCAMHYVLGKLLENEIHEISIDTKDLSKLFREICYLSRELMDIFQWQLLTIMLADMVALISLFFNIITWWYTSEEGNVLKIPILLLILQTSLINIAEIFIIAYVCYDTKLCWRVIRENLFEIGEKSLTANDKLEERSLELFSLEMCVYPNTTNICGFFELDMRTAFNFLQATAINLIILVQFDLKTW; via the exons ATGTCACAAACAGCGCCGTTAACACTGAATCCCGTCCTTAAACATATGTTCTATGTAGCATTGCTGGTGACACAGCTTTTTGGTCTATTAAATTTAACATTTGACTACAAAAATAAGACATTTTCCCCAAAAGGATCTCTGGTCAAAATATATTGTGGCTCATTGCATTGTATATATTGTGTCTTGCTTCCTTTTGCCTTCGCCTCTCCTTATAGTGAGCAAATGGCTTTTATGCAAAGACGGTTTTATGTACGCCTAAATCATGTGGTTATGCTATTGAAATTGCCTTCACTTCTTTTTACATTGATGGGAATATGGAAACATAGTGGCAGACTTTACCAAGTGATTAGGAGATTTGAAAATATACGTGCCAAATATTTCCACAGGTTAAGTGAATCCAAGCGCAATGAGATTTTGAAAAAGAACGACCGATTATTGTGGCTGAAAATAATATCAGCTATCAGTTTATTGGTTATGTTCTATGTGCGTACCAGCATGTTTCTCAGGAATCCCTCCTGGCAATACATTGGGTTGTCCATATATTTTGGTTGCTTGGAATGCCTAACAATTTACAATATGAATTTCTTTTTCTGTGGCATGTGTTATGTGAATTGTGCAATGCATTATGTCCTGGGGAAATTATTGGAAAATGAAATTCATGAAATCTCCATAGATACCAAggatttatcaaaattatttcgaGAAATATGCTACTTAAGTAGAGAACTAATGGATATTTTCCAGTGGCAATTATTGACCATAATGTTGGCCGATATGGTTGCTTTAATCTCATTATTCTTCAACATAATCACATGGTGGTATACCTCCGAGGAAGggaatgttttgaaaattccaattttattaTTGATCTTGCAAACATCTTTGATAAATATTGCCGAGATTTTTATAATCGCTTATGTGTGTTACGATACCAAGTTGTGTTGGAGAGTTATACGAGAGAATTTATTCGAAATTGGAGAGAAAAGCTTGACTGCCAACGACAAACTGGAGGAAAGGAGT CTGGAACTTTTTTCGCTGGAAATGTGTGTTTATCCGAATACTACTAATATTTGTGGCTTTTTCGAATTGGATATGCGGACAGCTTTTAATTTTCTTCAAGCGACTGCTATAAATTTGATTATATTGGTACAATTCGATCTGAAGACTTGGTAA
- the LOC142241107 gene encoding uncharacterized protein LOC142241107: MATSKIMLPHDQKKSKCYQHLLTFTTSILFEKSYSQYCLNQNKIFKRVNINMDEEKLIEAVKKQPILYDLQCKDYKNMQKKEDIWKGISNEIGWSPELCKKKWKNLRDTYKKTKQRLNMPSGSGVELKRTWKYFDNMSFLDNVKSNRRTIGNIFDDTLDSNESYEEMVLLDDYDKPMSNDEEYKSPQQRKRKLQDDFPSILSTLQKTADQIANTATNKTSTECLFESLHISIKNANLTLEEICELEDKIFVFVKNELADIRQQRLIFNNKYN; encoded by the exons ATGGCGACAAGTAAGATTATGTTGCCACATgatcaaaaaaaaagtaagtgCTACCAACATTTATTGACGTTTACAACgtcaattttgtttgaaaaatcATACAGTCAatattgtttgaatcaaaacaaaatatttaaacgtGTAAATATAAACATGGACgaggaaaaattaattgaagcggTGAAAAAACAGCCGATTTTGTATGATTTACAATGTAAGGATTATAAAAATATGCAGAAGAAGGAAGATATATGGAAgggtatttcaaatgaaattggCTGGAGCC CGGAATTGTGTAAAAAGAAATGGAAAAATCTTCgtgatacatacaaaaaaacgaAGCAACGACTTAACATGCCATCCGGCAGCGGAGTTGAATTGAAACGTACctggaaatatttcgacaatatGAGTTTCTTGGATAACGTTAAAAGCAACCGCAG gacaattggaaatatttttgatgACACTTTGGACTCAAATGAAAGTTATGAGGAAATGGTACTTCTTGACGATTACGACAAACCGATGTCTAACGATGAAGAATACAAATCTCCACAACAACGAAAACGCAAACTGCAAGACGACTTCCCTTCCATTTTGTCtacgttgcaaaagacagcagaTCAAATAGCTAATACGGCAACCAATAAGACATCGACTGAATGTCTTTTTGAATCCCtgcacatttcaataaaaaatgcgaATTTGACTTTGGAAGAGATTTGTGAATTGGAAGATAAAATATTTGTGTTTGTAAAAAATGAGTTGGCAGATATACGACAACAACGTTTGATAttcaataacaaatacaattAA